A segment of the Chloroflexota bacterium genome:
CGGGGTGATGATGAGCACCTTGATGCCCTTGGCGATCAAGGCCTCAACATTCGCTTTCTCTTTAGCCGAATCACCCTGGCTGAACAGAATCTCTACCTCGTAGCCGGCCGCGACGAGTGCGTCCTTGAAGCGAGCTTCGTCCTGCAACCAGCGCGGCTCGTCCTTCGTCGGCAATACGATGCCGACGCCCAGTTTGGTTGTGGGAGGCTGAGTGGCTACCGGGACGTCGGTGGCGGCTGGAGCCTGGGTTGTGGCGGGGCCGCCGCAAGCGGCAAGCGCCAAAGCGCCAACAGTGAGAAGGCTCAATACCT
Coding sequences within it:
- a CDS encoding substrate-binding domain-containing protein, which translates into the protein MSYSKHWLIKVLSLLTVGALALAACGGPATTQAPAATDVPVATQPPTTKLGVGIVLPTKDEPRWLQDEARFKDALVAAGYEVEILFSQGDSAKEKANVEALIAKGIKVLIITP